The following coding sequences are from one Carassius auratus strain Wakin chromosome 47, ASM336829v1, whole genome shotgun sequence window:
- the LOC113064987 gene encoding calmodulin-regulated spectrin-associated protein 2-like isoform X3, with product MMGDLTHSRDPRNTFIVPAIKSSDHYDFNRAKIRASLTWLVAKAFGTDSVPGDLNEPFYRDQYEQEHLKPPVVSLLLSAELYCRAGSLILKSDAVKPLLGHDAVIQALAQKGLYVTDQERLVTERDLQKKPIQMSAHLAMIDTLMMAYTAETVSVEKVMACMQQYSTDYTDGDVPYDTEDAVTSWMNKVNEYLKEIIMQEQRRTEAQNAEPVENPKARYRKEQVLPKMMPWIPPVDNLLKDSTDGCALAALLHFYCPTIILLEDVCLKETMSLADSLYNLQLVQDFCKEHLNHCCHFSLEDMLYAHSSIKNNYLVFMAELFWWFEVVKPPFIQPQVLDTEAPAPSLKNLPSVPISKVTKRSFMEQPPSPDRPSLPLRPQPQTPGSGEIKRSTSMSFVESFMGTWPKEKSAAQGVFFEIPFDKESTNQTPTGLGMTRSVSTEGFGSKIPHGTKGIKRNLSFQPVNGKNMGIEEEVCPDSLSGNHNSHLNGSGPPSIEEALEIIHNSEKKSQSPRAHAPSEGFFLHLQNKSDLNPEAKDAELDSVSESSKGIASTSTTEVDTGIHVRTEDIQETLDEDSSLRDCTVSMELDTDQDFEARASHSQGSTSPCPSTLSSKSPAGSTPGIKMTSFAEQKLRKLNPNMEAKGAASQSTTPDGLDLGIPHSVSWAPSPEVSPAHQPSKDPAHAMAAEMVQLRMRLEEKRRAIESQKKKVEAAFTRHRQKMGRSAFLTVVKRKGVDGTSPSQEDTPSSEGSKTPAETPQPVKSPVKSAGEDGASEADLMEYTRSIEKLNASLSFLQNEMQRLAQQQEVIMQMREQQAWVVSPPQPSPQKQVRDLRGSGARSSGSPSPADSPRATHRSPTNLKRKSASFHSKTPRTPRPSELKVTPFNRVLTVPQSVDSIPRLRRFSPSQSMYCSFSYLGNEKKPPSGVEATEKGIEQGLESLSIECSSGTITSPSNETQQAVTEDVDSSAKEPEERVEESKKENEAKEEREQLKKPANEIKPAVESSVSEVLTQIVMETVIVTPTEPADIANQTNKNLIEVPLSVLKPLDGQTLQDEGEKETSGENLDDEQKMCRGFFFKDDMKEEDSMAMKRAAILEKRLRRERESQQRKQQLEAELEQKKEEARLKAEEDRMKKEEDKARREFIKQEYLRRKQLKLMEDMDTLVKPRPMGAKQRKPRPKSIHRDVMESPRTPVRATAGSRPRVFSVSSLSLASLGDNDSVNSDKKTQSRPDSADGCLSPTRSSSRNEEKDWENGSTTSSLTSNTEYTGPKLYKEPSAKSNKHIIQNALAHCCLAGKVNEGQKNKILEEMEKSGANNFLLLFRDSGCQFRSVFTYCPDTEEINKLAGIGPKTISRKMIDGLYKYNSDRKQFSQIPAKTMSASVDAITIHSHLWHTKKPGTPKKVVALKS from the exons ATGATGGGAGATCTGACCCACTCCAGAGATCCCAGAAACACTTTCATTGTCCCTGCCATCAAGTCTTCTGATCATTATGATTTTAATAGAGCTAAAATCAGAGCCAGCCTCACATGGCTGGTGGCCAAAGCCTTCGGTACAG ACAGTGTTCCAGGAGACCTGAATGAGCCTTTCTACAGGGACCAGTATGAGCAGGAGCACCTGAAGCCTCCGGTGGTGAGCCTGCTGCTGTCAGCTGAGCTGTACTGCCGAGCAGGAAGTCTGATTTTAAAGAGCGATGCTGTCAAACCTCTGCTGGGTCATGACGCCGTCATCCAGGCTCTGGCTCAGAAGGGCCTGTACGTCACTGACCAGGAGAGACTGGTGACCGAGAGAGACCTGCAGAAGAAACCCATCCAGATG AGCGCCCACCTGGCCATGATTGACACGCTAATGATGGCGTATACAGCAGAGACGGTGAGTGTGGAGAAGGTGATGGCCTGCATGCAGCAATACTCCACCGATTACACAGACGGAGACGTGCCCTACGACACAGAGGATGCAGTCACTAGCTGGATGAATAAG GTGAATGAATACTTGAAAGAAATCATAATGCAGGAGCAACGGAGGACGGAGGCGCAGAACGCAGAGCCTGTTGAGAATCCAAAG GCACGTTACAGGAAGGAGCAGGTTCTGCCCAAGATGATGCCGTGGATCCCTCCAGTGGACAACCTCCTGAAGGACAGCACGGATGGCTGTGCCCTCGCCGCCCTCCTGCACTTTTACTGCCCCACCATCATCCTCCTGGAAG ACGTTTGCCTGAAGGAGACCATGTCGCTGGCAGACAGTCTGTACAACCTCCAGCTCGTCCAGGACTTCTGTAAGGAACACTTGAACCATTGCTGCCACTTCAGTCTGGAGGACATGCTCTACGCTCATTCTTCCATCAAA aATAACTATCTTGTGTTTATGGCTGAGCTGTTCTGGTGGTTCGAGGTCGTTAAGCCACCATTCATCCAGCCTCAGGTGTTGGATACTGAAG CACCAGCCCCTTCACTGAAAAATCTGCCATCTGTGCCCATCTCAAAGGTCACTAAGAGAAGTTTCATGGAACAACCACCTAGTCCAGACAGACCAAG TCTGCCGCTCCGACCTCAACCACAGACTCCAGGCTCAG GTGAGATCAAGAGATCGACCTCAATGTCATTTGTGGAAAGCTTTATGGGTACTTGGCCCAAAGAGAA GTCTGCTGCTCAGGGAGTGTTCTTTGAAATCCCATTTGATAAAGAGAGCACCAATCAAACACCTACTGGACTGGGGATGACTCGCTCTGTCAGCACTGAAGGTTTTGGTTCCAAGATACCCCACGGCACCAAGGGCATCAAAAGAAACCTGTCCTTTCAGCCAGTTAATGGCAAGAACATGGGCATTGAGGAGGAAGTCTGTCCTGACAGCCTGTCAGGAAATCATAATAGCCATCTAAATGGCTCAGGGCCACCTAGCATTGAAGAGGCCCTTGAGATCATCCACAACTCAGAGAAGAAATCTCAGAGCCCCAGGGCCCATGCGCCCAGTGAGGGCTTCTTTCTTCACCTCCAGAATAAAAGTGATTTGAACCCTGAAGCAAAGGATGCCGAGCTAGACTCCGTTTCAGAATCATCCAAAGGGATTGCTAGCACATCCACCACTGAAGTAGACACCGGCATCCATGTGCGGACAGAGGACATCCAAGAGACACTAGATGAGGATTCATCCCTAAGGGATTGTACTGTCAGCATGGAGCTTGACACAGATCAAGACTTTGAAGCAAGAGCTTCCCATAGCCAGGGCTCTACAAGCCCATGTCCCAGCACCCTAAGCAGCAAGTCCCCTGCTGGAAGTACCCCTGGGATTAAGATGACCAGCTTTGCTGAGCAGAAGCTCCGTAAACTGAATCCAAACATGGAGGCTAAAGGTGCTGCTTCCCAAAGTACAACACCAGACGGATTAGATCTCGGTATTCCTCACTCTGTCTCCTGGGCTCCTTCACCTGAGGTGAGCCCTGCACATCAGCCATCCAAAGACCCGGCCCATGCCATGGCTGCGGAAATGGTGCAGCTGCGTATGAGACTTGAGGAGAAGCGTCGAGCTATTGAGTCTCAGAAGAAGAAAGTAGAGGCGGCTTTTACCCGACACCGCCAGAAGATGGGACGCAGTGCCTTCCTCACAGTTGTCAAGAGGAAAGGAGTAGATGGCACCTCACCTTCTCAGGAGGACACTCCTAGCTCGGAGGGAAGCAAGACACCAGCGGAGACACCTCAGCCAGTCAAGTCTCCGGTGAAGTCTGCGGGTGAAGACGGGGCATCCGAGGCAGATCTGATGGAATACACACGTTCCATTGAGAAGCTCAATGCTTCCCTAAGCTTCTTGCAGAACGAGATGCAGCGGCTGGCCCAGCAGCAGGAGGTAATCATGCAGATGCGGGAGCAACAGGCTTGGGTTGTGTCACCACCTCAACCTTCTCCACAAAAGCAGGTGCGAGATCTCCGAGGGAGTGGGGCGCGCTCTTCTGGGTCTCCCTCACCTGCGGATTCTCCTAGAGCTACGCACCGTTCCCCTACAAACCTTAAGAGGAAGTCTGCTTCTTTCCATTCAAAGACACCAAGGACACCCAGACCCAGTGAGCTAAAGGTCACTCCCTTCAACCGAGTCCTGACCGTTCCACAGTCGGTGGACAGCATACCACGCTTAAGAAGGTTCTCCCCATCTCAGTCCATGTACTGCTCATTTTCTTATTTGGGAAATGAGAAGAAACCACCATCAGGAGTTGAAGCCACAGAGAAAGGCATAGAACAAGGCCTTGAGTCTTTATCAATTGAATGTTCTTCTGGTACCATTACCTCCCCATCCAATGAAACCCAGCAGGCTGTAACTGAAGATGTTGACTCATCAGCCAAGGAGCCAGAAGAAAGGGTAGAGGAGAGCAAGAAGGAGAACGAGGCAAAAGAAGAAAGGGAACAGCTGAAGAAGCCAGCAAATGAGATCAAGCCGGCAGTGGAATCTAGTGTGTCGGAAGTTTTGACGCAGATTGTAATGGAGACCGTCATTGTCACTCCCACCGAGCCAGCTGATATTGCCAATCAGACCAACAAAAATTTGATTGAGGTTCCATTGTCTGTTCTCAAGCCCCTGGATGGACAGACATTACAAGATGAAGGCGAGAAGGAAACCTCAGGGGAAAATCTGGACGATGAGCAGAAAATGTGCCGTGGATTCTTCTTTAAG GATGATATGAAGGAAGAGGACAGCATGGCCATGAAACGGGCAGCAATTCTGGAGAAAAGGCTGAGAAGGGAACGGGAGAGCCAGCAAAGGAAACAACAGCTAGAGGCGGAGCTTGAGCAAAAGAAAGAAGAGGCCAG ATTGAAAGCAGAGGAAGACCGCATGAAGAAGGAAGAAGACAAAGCCCGGCGGGAGTTTATCAAACAAGAATACCTGAGGAGAAAACAGCTGAAGCTTATGGAGGACATGGACACGCTGGTCAAACCACGGCCTATGGGGGCCAAACAGAGAAAACCACGGCCCAAGTCCATCCACAGAGATGTGATGGAGTCCCCCAGGACTCCTGTCAGGGCCACGGCAG GTTCACGACCTCGTGTTTTTTCAGTTTCCAGCCTGTCTCTGGCGTCTCTTGGAGATAATGACAGTGTCAACTCGGATAAGAAAACACAAAG TAGGCCTGACTCAGCAGACGGTTGCCTGTCGCCCACTCGCTCCAGCAGCCGTAATGAAGAGAAAGACTGGGAGAATGGTTCCACCACATCCTCACTTACGTCCAATACCGAATACACag GTCCTAAATTATATAAGGAACCCAGTGCAAAGTCAAATAAGCATATCATTCAGAATGCTTTGGCACATTGCTGTTTGGCTGGCAAAGTCAATGAGGGACAGAAAAACAAGATTTTGGAA GAAATGGAGAAATCAGGGGCCAACAACTTCCTGCTCCTGTTCCGGGATTCCGGCTGCCAGTTCCGCTCTGTCTTCACATACTGCCCCGACACAGAGGAGATCAACAAGTTGGCCGGCATCGGTCCTAAAACCATCTCGCGCAAGATGATTGACGGCCTCTACAAATACAACTCAGACAGGAAGCAGTTCAGCCAAATACCAGCCAAGACCATGTCGGCCAGCGTCGATGCCATCACGATCCACAGCCACCTGTGGCACACCAAAAAACCAGGAACGCCGAAGAAAGTAGTGGCCCTGAAGTCCTAG